gaatttgaaaattttaaaaatatcattaagGTTATATgtgtgaaaaataaaaaaaaaaagttgagtttaagaaactaaaattaatgaaaaagtaaAATCATTATTTACTGTTTAAACGCGTAAGTGAATCAAGTTATATCTGGATTACTTGTTCAAAACtcgtttattttttaaagttgaGTTTGAGTTCAATTATTTGTATTCAAGTAGCTCGCGAGTTGAATTTAAGAActaaaattcatataaatataaaaaaatacatataacatggtgaaataaaaaaatgaacagATAatattacaattacactaaGGTGTGTAAGTGAATCAAACTACTTCTGAATAGCTCGTAGGTATAGTCAAAACtcgattatttttttcattcgaGTACGAGTTTCAACTATTTGTATTAGACTAacttactaaaaaaatatttttatttagaaatatgaaaaataagggATATTTTTGTGAATACATATTAAATATGAGTTCGAGCACAAGCTCGAGTAAATACATAAGACAGTCTCAAGCTTAAAATAGATTAATCGATCAAACGTgagtaaataaattttaaattgagtCGAGCTCGAGATTGTGCAACCATAACTAAAACCACCATCAGTCTTGAAATGGACAACTTAATTcatggattttaaatttatataatccCCATTTTAATCTCtctaataaataagaaaaaagaaaaaattggaaTGACACCAGAGAAAACGTTGCACGTGACTCACAGCCCCGGTAATTATAATAATACCAAAATTTCGTTCCTTTTAGCATTAAAAGAATAGGGGCAATCGAAATatctcaaaatataaatttcgaTCTCAACATATATTTAGTCGTGGAGAATGTTATGTGAGATGAGATTCGATATTTAGCAAGCTTTTTATAGTTTGGTACTGGGTAGTACTTCTATGTTGAATGCTTACCATGATTTATAAGATGTTACATTCGACTCTTGCGACAATCTAAGATTAACCATTTTTATAAGACAAACATGGATACGGGGCTAGACTCGAAGCTTAACATATATAGTCATGGATGGATTGATACAAGTAGCCACAATTCAATGACGGAATGCAATAAACTGAACAGAGTTGTATACATCATATCTAAAGGTAACACCTtccatatgtatatatatcatgTACTTATTATAGTTCATTCGCTGACAAGATAAAGACTCTCTCTGGTTTTGGATTATTTATTTTGGATGCCATCATTAATCCTGGCTTGCAAAAGCTATTGCGAGGGGACACAAGATTCAGACAGTCTTGCTTGGAAAGATTCTAGCATCCTAGAACTGATCACAGGGAAATGATGAAGGCCAGCAGGTGGTTGCGTCTGTCGCCTCTTTGTGTTTGCCAACTCTTTCTTCTGTTCTTGGAATGAATCATTTGGATGAAGTTTGCGACCGATGATTTCTTGATGACTTGGAGCTGATCAAAGAAAAGAACCTCTGTAAGAAACTCAGGCTGAACAACTCTACAGACAATACCAGATCCAACAACTATTGGCATATTTAAAAACCAGGCAACATAGCATCATATCTCAACACATGTAATGCTTACACTGCAGAGAAAATGAGCCATCTACGTCGTGTTGTTTTGGATCCGGGAACTGAGGGATCGGTTGGCGTTTTCTTTCTGTGCAATATAGACATGGTAAAGCTATacacaacagtttttaaatatGCACTATTGATTTATTGAGAAGAGTTCTATATCTGGCACCTTCTGTTCTTTGGAGAGGTAGCAGCAGGATTTTTTGAGACCCCTTCAATGGCTCCCTGCTGGTTAAAAGGGAAAAAGATTAATGTCTCAGGAAGCTTATAGAGTTATAGTCAAcaatcaaaagaaagaaaatattgagATGCTTATAGTCTacaatcaaaagatagaaaatcttGAGCTATAATCTTCAGGAAAATGAGAATCACCAATACCGTAGTCTTTAGAGGAGTTTTGCCGTTTTGTGATGTTTCCAAAGAAGCAGGAGCAATTCCGATAATTCCCGTTTTCAAAGTGGTAGAATGTGTCTCTTTGTAGGGTTCTTCGGGAGGAAACAAACCATACAGATTGCATAAATACTTGGAGAAGAACCTCTTCTTGGGTGGAGGTTTCTTTTTTGGAGCCTCCAGAGAGTACTTAGTCTCCATGACTTCAGCCTGTTTCTGATCCTTGGCATCTTCTGCCACATCAACTAAACAATTCTCCTTTCCATTCTCCACAACATCATTTATCCCATCTGGGATTCTAACCATATCCATTTTCTCATCAGCAACCAAAAGGGAATCCAATTTCAAGCTAATTCTTTGagaactattattattattagcatTATCATGGTCTTCAGCTACTGTTCCATTGGTATCATCTGCAGCACTCTCTTGCTCAGCTGCCGccttctgagctgcttttcttttgTAATGAGCCTCAAAGAAAGCCTTTTTCTGCGCAACTGATCCCGGCCTCGAGTAACTCTCGGCCTCCTCCACATACTTCTTATGTGAAAAGGTGGACCATTTCTCCCAAGACAAGGGCTCGTTCATAAACCTCCCAAATGACACCGAATCTCCAAGAACTTGCAAGTGGTTCATCTGCAAAACACCGTCAGCTCTCACTTTCACACAAAACCAACCACAGATTCCAATTCTTTACAAGAACCAAGCAGCAATTTTAAagccaaaatcaaattcaatgacttaaaaatccataaaaacgtAGAAGGGAGATTTTAAGGTTCTAATATGTACCTGTTTGGACTCGTTGGGTACGGCAGAATCATAAGAGTATCCATGCATAACACAAGCTGAATCCCCCATTCTATTGCTAGTTCTGCAAAGAGAACCTCagcaaagtttttttttttaaaaaaaaggaaacaGAAACAAGATTCATCCAAAGAAAACACGTCGTGGTTTGGtgtatattttttcctttttttgtgGCATAGTTTCAGCTTTGctactttaatttaaaaattcaaactaAAAGACCAAAGTTGGGAGAACAAAGTAGGCCACACGTAGAGAAGAGTAGAAGCAAAATATGCCGATTTGTTAAGTTATAAATAAATACTTCTttgccaaaaaaataataataataaatacacagTTCTTTTTTTAGCCACCTTGAGGCATAGGTCCCATTTCCACTTGATTTCCTGTGACATATCAACTATTTTTTTCTGtaaagtttttttaataaaatattacatagttaatataatttctaaaaaaatagttattttttaatttaaatgttatttaCTTAATAAATTTTGCTTTTTATTACTCGCGAATTTGAGATGATTTTGGAAAAATCATATTTGATATAtcctgattttttatttaagaagaAAAGATAGATAATGATTTCCTAAAttatctcttcttttttttttatttttttattttttctaaaatgatATTTCATAGGCTATTTGTTTTTTCAGAATTTGGGATTAGGGAGAGATGAAATGAAATTATTGCTtttattctataaaaaaaaataaaataaaagtacaGCGATATGTACAGAAAGGAGAGACCACCGATAAGAGCAATTATGATGAGAGGTGGAAATATGGAAAGAAGAATGTTCGGTCGAAGTTGGAGAGGTTGAAGATGTGATATCCTTAATGAATCACCNtatcaaatattttgattgaatttaactcaaaaaatattatagtaaCTACATGAACACCCAATACATTTCAATACCCACACCAAACTTGGGTTTGTGATCCATTCTTATAGGAAAAAAATATGTGTTTGTACTCTCTAACATGTTTTTTCTCTGATAAAAATTGATACAAAACGTTGAAAATATagtattaatattatgatatttgAGAAACAATTGTTACAagtatgatattattatatgatatttgagtacacAAATATGTACAATAagaattgattttaaaaacacATATTTTCTCAGATGAAAATcagtacaaaatattgaaaataaagtaTTAATATGCGAGATTTGATTATTCAGTGTTTCAGATcagatactaatatatgatatttgagtacccAAACAAGTGTAATAAGTgttgatattaataaaattgttcTCATTTTATACTCGAAATCTTATCTTTTATATCATAtctaaaacaataaataatcaaatatcatatattagtaccataatttcaataatttgtaTAGATTTTCATCCGTGAAAAAATATGTGGACCGATGAgtgcaatttttattttttattttttgtgtgaatcaagGAGCTAAGAATTCTGTTTTCTCTGACAAAAATTGAACATAAACACATATTTGGATTCAGAGATTTAAAAGCAAATTACCCAACATATTCCAGAAGACCAGCAAAACTGTTTgtatttaaaacaaattaccCAACATAATTCACAAG
The Primulina huaijiensis isolate GDHJ02 unplaced genomic scaffold, ASM1229523v2 scaffold4153, whole genome shotgun sequence genome window above contains:
- the LOC140969419 gene encoding uncharacterized protein isoform X2, which produces MGDSACVMHGYSYDSAVPNESKQMNHLQVLGDSVSFGRFMNEPLSWEKWSTFSHKKYVEEAESYSRPGSVAQKKAFFEAHYKRKAAQKAAAEQESAADDTNGTVAEDHDNANNNNSSQRISLKLDSLLVADEKMDMVRIPDGINDVVENGKENCLVDVAEDAKDQKQAEVMETKYSLEAPKKKPPPKKRFFSKYLCNLYGLFPPEEPYKETHSTTLKTGIIGIAPASLETSQNGKTPLKTTGAIEGVSKNPAATSPKNRRKKTPTDPSVPGSKTTRRRWLIFSAVSKSSRNHRSQTSSK
- the LOC140969419 gene encoding uncharacterized protein isoform X1, whose product is MGDSACVMHGYSYDSAVPNESKQMNHLQVLGDSVSFGRFMNEPLSWEKWSTFSHKKYVEEAESYSRPGSVAQKKAFFEAHYKRKAAQKAAAEQESAADDTNGTVAEDHDNANNNNSSQRISLKLDSLLVADEKMDMVRIPDGINDVVENGKENCLVDVAEDAKDQKQAEVMETKYSLEAPKKKPPPKKRFFSKYLCNLYGLFPPEEPYKETHSTTLKTGIIGIAPASLETSQNGKTPLKTTVLGAIEGVSKNPAATSPKNRRKKTPTDPSVPGSKTTRRRWLIFSAVSKSSRNHRSQTSSK